The following are from one region of the Azospirillum sp. TSH100 genome:
- the fliQ gene encoding flagellar biosynthesis protein FliQ, whose translation MNQADVLEVLRSGIWTTLLVAAPPLIVAVVVGVAISLVQALTQVQEMTLTFVPKIVAILVVTVLALPFMYGTLATYADRLSDLIVAID comes from the coding sequence ATGAATCAGGCCGACGTGCTGGAGGTGCTGCGCAGCGGCATCTGGACGACCCTGCTGGTCGCCGCCCCGCCGCTGATCGTCGCGGTGGTGGTGGGCGTGGCGATCTCGCTGGTGCAGGCATTGACCCAGGTGCAGGAGATGACGCTGACCTTCGTACCAAAGATCGTCGCGATCCTGGTGGTGACGGTGCTGGCGCTGCCCTTCATGTACGGCACGCTCGCCACCTACGCCGACCGGCTGAGCGACCTGATCGTCGCCATCGACTGA
- a CDS encoding flagellar hook-basal body complex protein FliE — MIEMSVGRVAAAYAANRSPIASGVAETQAATSPLSSASQTDAVAASAESDFGGFLDRSISQAVDTLKESERVSLAAVSGKASAHDVVRSVLAAEMTVQSVVAIRDKMVQAYQEIMRIAV; from the coding sequence ATGATCGAGATGTCCGTCGGCCGCGTCGCCGCCGCCTACGCCGCCAACCGCAGCCCGATTGCCAGCGGCGTCGCCGAGACTCAAGCCGCCACCTCTCCACTGTCCTCCGCCAGCCAGACCGACGCGGTGGCCGCCAGCGCCGAAAGCGATTTCGGCGGCTTCCTCGACAGGTCGATCTCGCAGGCGGTCGACACGCTGAAGGAGAGCGAGCGGGTATCGCTCGCCGCCGTGTCGGGCAAGGCGAGCGCGCATGACGTGGTGCGCTCGGTGCTGGCGGCGGAGATGACGGTACAGAGCGTCGTCGCCATCCGCGACAAGATGGTCCAGGCGTATCAGGAGATCATGCGCATCGCGGTCTGA
- a CDS encoding lytic transglycosylase domain-containing protein produces the protein MFPLLGLLVSPAGGAAAPPANLSQIGVWSTALYVPPKQPAQPVRKALPPEAQCIAAILDAERAAGIGDHLLLAMGFTESGRRTEDRLFTAWPWTVNTEGQSHYFPTRDAAISFVRETQARGVQSIDVGCLQVNLRWHPDAFPDLVTAFDPVANARYAASFLSALRRDHGSLETAIARYHSAQSERGEAYRQRVTGNLRWVAGALGYLEALAAGPGSDAPVFTAAERGRLSFLSGLFADGPARPLLPSQ, from the coding sequence GTGTTCCCCCTTCTCGGGCTGCTCGTGAGCCCGGCCGGCGGTGCGGCGGCGCCGCCGGCCAACCTCTCGCAGATCGGCGTGTGGAGCACCGCGCTCTATGTCCCTCCCAAACAGCCCGCCCAACCCGTCCGCAAAGCCCTGCCGCCGGAAGCGCAATGCATCGCCGCCATCCTGGATGCGGAGAGGGCGGCCGGCATCGGCGACCATCTGCTGCTGGCGATGGGCTTCACCGAATCCGGGCGGAGGACGGAGGACCGGCTGTTCACCGCCTGGCCCTGGACGGTCAACACCGAAGGGCAATCCCATTACTTCCCGACGCGCGACGCGGCGATATCCTTCGTGCGGGAAACCCAGGCGCGCGGCGTCCAGTCCATCGACGTCGGCTGCCTTCAGGTGAACCTGCGCTGGCACCCCGACGCCTTCCCCGATCTGGTCACCGCCTTCGACCCGGTCGCCAACGCCCGCTATGCCGCGTCCTTCCTGTCGGCCCTGCGGCGCGACCATGGCTCGCTGGAAACCGCCATCGCCCGCTACCACTCCGCCCAGTCCGAGCGCGGCGAGGCCTATCGCCAGCGGGTGACCGGCAACCTGCGCTGGGTCGCCGGAGCGCTCGGCTATCTGGAGGCGCTGGCCGCCGGCCCCGGCAGTGACGCCCCCGTCTTCACCGCGGCGGAGCGCGGCCGTCTCAGCTTCCTGTCCGGCCTGTTCGCCGACGGTCCTGCCCGTCCGCTGCTGCCGAGCCAGTGA
- the flgC gene encoding flagellar basal body rod protein FlgC: protein MMNDVLGATLKIAGAGLQAQSTRLRVVAENLANADSTATAKGGDPYRRKTVSFDSVMDRGVGAELVQVKQIGRDRSDFQLAYDPSHPAADDKGYVKKPNVQPLVEMMDMREAGRAFEASMNVIEQSRAMMTRVVDLLRS, encoded by the coding sequence ATGATGAACGATGTCCTCGGCGCCACGCTGAAGATCGCCGGCGCCGGCCTCCAGGCGCAATCGACCCGCCTGCGCGTGGTGGCGGAGAATCTCGCCAACGCCGACAGCACCGCCACCGCCAAGGGTGGCGATCCCTACCGCCGCAAGACGGTGTCCTTCGACAGCGTGATGGATCGCGGCGTCGGGGCGGAACTGGTGCAGGTCAAGCAGATCGGCCGCGACCGCAGCGACTTCCAGCTCGCCTACGACCCCTCGCACCCGGCGGCCGACGACAAGGGCTATGTCAAGAAGCCCAACGTCCAGCCGCTGGTCGAGATGATGGACATGCGCGAGGCCGGCCGCGCCTTCGAGGCCAGCATGAACGTCATCGAACAATCGCGCGCGATGATGACCCGCGTCGTCGACCTGCTGCGCAGCTGA
- a CDS encoding flagellar biosynthesis protein FlgG yields MDLGKIGFFQLAGTRLDYLAQRQKLVAENVVNANTPDYQARDLKPFDSVMEGIRPVETARTSGLHLASTRSTAGFREEGKAALWESTPSGNAVSLDQEMIKGSETRDAFALTTSLFQRNVQMLRMAWRNG; encoded by the coding sequence ATGGATTTGGGTAAAATCGGTTTCTTTCAGCTCGCCGGCACGCGGCTGGACTATCTGGCGCAGCGGCAGAAGCTGGTCGCCGAGAATGTCGTGAACGCCAACACGCCCGATTACCAGGCGCGCGACCTGAAGCCCTTCGACAGCGTGATGGAGGGCATCCGCCCGGTGGAGACCGCCCGGACCTCCGGCCTGCATCTGGCGAGCACCCGCTCCACCGCCGGCTTCCGCGAGGAAGGCAAGGCCGCCCTGTGGGAATCGACCCCCAGCGGCAACGCGGTGTCGCTGGACCAGGAGATGATCAAGGGCAGCGAAACCCGCGACGCCTTCGCGCTGACCACCAGCCTGTTCCAGCGCAATGTGCAGATGCTGCGCATGGCCTGGAGAAACGGTTAA